A genomic segment from Pediococcus acidilactici encodes:
- a CDS encoding fructose-specific PTS transporter subunit EIIC, translating into MQENSKGPMKIVAVTACAAGIAHTYMAAESIEKAAKARGDQVKVETDGAMGAENVLTEADIQAADLVIVAADIKIDPIRFTGKRLYVTDSNEAIDDGAALIENAIAKAEVFGKKGTKVGKIKIGNDHKKNGFFTHVMTGISYMIPMVISAGLILTIANLYAFQRDSAGRIVKWGFDNHTQMGLLMSNLFQVGQVGFKLMIPLFAGFVAMSIADKPAMAPAMIGAYIANDAELLHAKAGGGFIAALLVAFIVGYFVKALKKIKWPKIIQPIVPIMIIPVIATLFISLVVFYLIGSPIAAGMDGLYSWLNWINAHSTSAPIILGAIIGAMMGFDLGGPVNKTALIFGTAVFTDTMAKYGPTHANFVPQTAAQAAISVAPLGVWLASVIWKKKFSKDEKAAAGAALGMGLVGVTEGAIPFVAADPIRMIIANVCGSAVAGGLVSLTGCKFYGGIGSPLGTFIGYIEQPVPFITWILCVCAGIAVTAVIIGFTRSDAVIEAAKAVED; encoded by the coding sequence ATGCAAGAAAATAGTAAAGGCCCAATGAAAATTGTGGCGGTAACGGCCTGTGCAGCTGGAATTGCACATACATATATGGCTGCAGAATCAATAGAGAAAGCAGCTAAAGCTCGCGGAGACCAAGTTAAGGTAGAAACAGATGGGGCAATGGGTGCCGAAAACGTATTAACCGAAGCGGATATACAAGCTGCGGACTTAGTAATCGTGGCGGCCGACATTAAGATTGACCCAATTCGGTTCACCGGTAAACGGTTGTACGTAACCGATTCGAACGAGGCGATTGATGATGGAGCGGCTTTGATTGAAAACGCAATTGCCAAAGCAGAAGTTTTTGGGAAGAAAGGTACTAAGGTCGGTAAAATCAAAATTGGTAACGACCATAAGAAGAATGGTTTCTTTACCCACGTAATGACTGGGATCTCGTACATGATTCCCATGGTAATCTCAGCGGGATTAATTTTAACGATTGCGAACTTGTACGCGTTTCAACGAGATAGTGCGGGACGGATTGTTAAATGGGGATTTGATAACCATACCCAAATGGGGTTATTGATGTCGAATTTGTTCCAGGTAGGACAAGTTGGCTTTAAATTAATGATTCCATTGTTTGCTGGTTTTGTGGCAATGTCGATCGCTGATAAGCCTGCCATGGCACCAGCAATGATTGGAGCATACATTGCAAACGATGCGGAACTATTACACGCAAAAGCGGGCGGTGGATTTATTGCGGCTTTATTAGTGGCATTTATTGTTGGTTACTTTGTTAAAGCACTTAAAAAAATTAAATGGCCAAAAATAATTCAACCGATTGTACCCATTATGATTATTCCGGTGATTGCGACGCTGTTTATCTCGTTAGTGGTATTTTACTTGATTGGTAGTCCGATTGCCGCGGGAATGGACGGCCTATACTCGTGGCTAAATTGGATTAACGCGCACTCAACAAGTGCTCCAATTATTTTAGGCGCAATAATTGGTGCGATGATGGGCTTCGACTTGGGTGGCCCAGTAAACAAGACGGCCTTAATTTTTGGCACGGCAGTGTTTACGGATACAATGGCTAAATACGGACCTACACATGCCAATTTTGTTCCTCAGACTGCTGCTCAAGCCGCAATTTCAGTAGCACCGCTCGGAGTTTGGCTAGCTTCCGTAATTTGGAAGAAGAAGTTTTCTAAAGACGAAAAGGCGGCTGCCGGTGCAGCTCTAGGAATGGGCTTAGTGGGAGTTACCGAAGGAGCGATTCCATTTGTAGCTGCGGATCCAATTCGAATGATTATTGCTAACGTATGTGGATCAGCCGTCGCGGGTGGGTTAGTTTCCCTAACCGGATGCAAGTTCTATGGCGGAATTGGTTCGCCACTAGGAACTTTTATTGGTTACATTGAACAACCAGTTCCGTTCATCACTTGGATTCTTTGTGTATGTGCGGGAATTGCGGTCACCGCTGTCATTATCGGATTTACTAGAAGCGATGCCGTCATTGAAGCGGCTAAAGCGGTAGAAGATTAA
- a CDS encoding PTS sugar transporter subunit IIA encodes MDANVFSKANILFDHDSQTQEEAFHAIAEHVNKLGYADSVDSFFAGLMNREKETTTGFKNGIAIPHSNDASVKRPGLFVIKFDHQIEWNALDKKPVQVAIALSIPQEGSKEHLRLLSKIARKLMDEDFTKIILENDDPDILAQAINEI; translated from the coding sequence ATGGATGCAAATGTTTTTTCTAAAGCAAATATTTTGTTTGATCATGACAGCCAAACTCAAGAAGAGGCTTTTCATGCCATTGCGGAACACGTTAATAAACTGGGATATGCAGATTCTGTAGACAGTTTTTTTGCGGGATTAATGAATCGAGAAAAAGAGACTACTACGGGTTTTAAAAACGGAATTGCCATTCCTCATAGTAATGACGCAAGTGTAAAACGTCCCGGACTGTTCGTAATTAAGTTTGATCACCAAATTGAATGGAACGCACTTGATAAAAAGCCAGTTCAAGTAGCGATTGCGCTATCAATTCCTCAAGAAGGATCTAAGGAACATTTACGGCTTTTAAGTAAAATTGCTAGAAAGCTGATGGACGAAGATTTTACTAAAATAATTTTAGAAAATGATGACCCAGACATTTTAGCTCAAGCAATTAATGAAATATAG
- the rhaD gene encoding rhamnulose-1-phosphate aldolase translates to MKFIDSQYVKEMKQTTMNLYQHGWDERNGGNVSLRLTDEEVRAFSDVTETIRTVAIDFDASELAGKYYLVTGTGRYFKNITEYPERDMGLIQINPDGQSVAIKWGFNDGGQPTSEFPAHLMSHIARLKQDPEQRVIMHCHPTNLIAMTFTLPLSEKLLSRTLWQMHPESIVVFPEGVGVIPYMCPGTTAIGEATAAKMADHHVVVWPHHGVFAAGDSLDETYGLVETVEKSALVYTAIQAQGGKMFQKITDQDFRDLAQRFGLDLREEYLEG, encoded by the coding sequence ATGAAATTTATTGATTCACAATACGTGAAAGAAATGAAACAAACTACGATGAATTTATACCAACACGGTTGGGACGAACGTAACGGCGGTAACGTCAGTCTACGACTAACGGACGAAGAAGTGCGCGCATTTAGCGATGTTACTGAAACCATTCGGACCGTCGCCATTGATTTCGATGCAAGTGAACTGGCTGGAAAATATTATCTAGTTACCGGTACGGGACGCTACTTTAAAAATATTACCGAGTATCCCGAACGAGACATGGGCTTAATCCAAATTAATCCAGATGGTCAGAGCGTGGCAATTAAGTGGGGCTTTAACGACGGTGGTCAACCGACCAGTGAATTTCCAGCACACCTAATGAGTCACATCGCGCGGTTAAAACAAGACCCTGAACAACGGGTGATCATGCATTGCCACCCGACTAATTTAATTGCGATGACCTTTACTTTGCCATTGTCAGAAAAACTACTGAGTCGAACGTTGTGGCAGATGCATCCTGAATCAATCGTGGTTTTCCCAGAAGGCGTCGGGGTAATTCCGTATATGTGTCCAGGAACTACCGCGATAGGAGAAGCTACTGCAGCAAAAATGGCAGACCATCATGTAGTAGTTTGGCCGCACCACGGAGTATTTGCGGCCGGTGACTCTTTGGATGAGACCTACGGACTAGTAGAGACGGTTGAAAAATCAGCCCTCGTATATACTGCAATTCAAGCACAAGGCGGTAAAATGTTTCAAAAGATTACCGACCAAGATTTTCGGGATTTAGCACAGCGATTTGGATTGGATTTACGAGAAGAATATTTGGAAGGTTAA